The following proteins come from a genomic window of Dreissena polymorpha isolate Duluth1 chromosome 1, UMN_Dpol_1.0, whole genome shotgun sequence:
- the LOC127847503 gene encoding carboxypeptidase M-like codes for MTVDDDTFQYLALTYARSHHTMAKTGGNECGQYLEKYFKNGISNGADWYSVLGSMQDYNYLAEGIFEITIEFSCCHFPNASSLPDYWVENKDALVNYLLLAHMGVKGYIRDQNNNPLNGAVLSLKGRAFPTFRSKHGGQYFRLLMPGTYTLNVSYKNHKRTEKFIVSTGVVTRVDVTLDLDKLETSNETVDANKTDTWSGPEIPCKKNESGVAK; via the exons ATGACGGTGGATGACGACACTTTCCAGTATTTAGCTCTGACCTATGCAAGGTCACACCACACTATGGCTAAAACAGGTGGCAACGAATGCGGCCAGTACCTTGAGAAGTACTTTAAGAATGGCATTTCAAACGGAGCCGATTGGTATTCTGTGTTAG GAAGCATGCAGGACTACAACTACCTTGCTGAAGGCATATTTGAAATCACAATAGAATTTTCCTGCTGCCATTTTCCGAATGCCTCATCTCTCCCCGATTATTGGGTGGAGAACAAAGACGCATTGGTCAACTACCTTTTGTTGGCTCACATGG GTGTAAAGGGATACATTCGGGACCAAAACAACAACCCGTTAAATGGCGCTGTGTTAAGCCTTAAAGGACGAGCATTCCCGACATTCAGGTCTAAACATGGCGGCCAGTACTTCCGACTCCTCATGCCAGGCACATATACTTTGAAT GTCAGTTACAAGAACCACAAGAGGACCGAAAAGTTCATCGTGTCGACAGGCGTCGTCACACGCGTTGACGTCACTTTGGACCTTGACaaacttgaaacttcaaatgaaACTGTTGACGCCAACAAAACTGATACT TGGTCAGGGCCTGAAATCCCTTGCAAGAAGAATGAATCTGGTGTTGCAaagtga
- the LOC127847590 gene encoding uncharacterized protein LOC127847590, with amino-acid sequence MSLMFFTLNGFFIVIVFTLQYTNAIKMRKGISIPLPCYANNGRQLTLEPISLLFMIVYAVALVIQFVSMFFHRLGTALHIMSSTDINCMKPNNREINAMDIASKIALVKEMQQMDDEDDKMSVTTTSSSNIDDDSSLTQDDSPRLKRRKTVIRITKRRKQNQGPSGVSGIEVPAGPGDNLGSKFMKNFMDLVNDLRNKRVSQTSEHSEGASGKFGRRKGSSGNKRKNKKAMRAINSIQNDKRIVLRKAEAIETKLQNINRRHGAEGTTGKVDTRLHLVRDVLTQSRMSLNTKGEEEKRSLLPWPNRLSRSNSIDAMPTDDVTLKSLPKRGSYGSSSTLNIIVDSEEPDVHVLSQPRSSDADTKRDSLLDTYKDVVVAMRPKSDASAASTTSGGDFKSNKLSAEVRPFSNNKTPRISEDDARANFIESESEASHCVHIGLTDNNV; translated from the exons ATGAGTCTAATGTTCTTCACGCTGAATGGTTTTTTCATCGTTATTGTCTTCACGTTACAG TACACGAACGCCATCAAGATGCGCAAGGGCATCAGCATCCCGCTGCCCTGCTACGCCAACAACGGGCGGCAGCTGACCCTGGAGCCCATCTCTCTCCTCTTCATGATCGTGTACGCTGTGGCGCTCGTCATCCAGTTCGTTTCCATGTTCTTCCACCGTCTCGGCACCGCGCTCCACATCATGAGCTCCACAGACATCAACTGTATGAAGCCCAACAACCGGGAGATCAACGCCATGGATATTGCCA GTAAGATCGCGCTCGTGAAGGAGATGCAACAAATGGACGACGAGGACGACAAGATGTCCGTGACGACCACGTCGAGCAGCAACATTGACGACGACAGCAGCCTTACGCAG GACGATTCCCCGAGACTGAAACGCCGAAAGACCGTCATCCGAATCACGAAGCGCCGAAAACAGAATCAGGGACCCAGTGGCGTTTCGGGCATTGAAGTTCCGGCGGGGCCGGGAGACAACCTGGGAAGCAAATTCATGAAGAATTTTATGGACCTCGTCAACGACCTACGCAACAAGCGAGTGAGCCAAACAAGCGAACATAGCGAAGGTGCTTCCG GTAAGTTCGGTCGCCGGAAGGGAAGCAGCGGCAACAAACGAAAGAACAAGAAGGCTATGCGCGCAATCAACTCGATACAGAACGACAAGCGAATTGTACTCAGAAAGGCGGAGGCCATTGAGACGAAACTCCAGAATATTAACCGCCGACATGGGGCGGAGGGCACGACCGGCAAGGTTGACACGCGGCTACATCTCGTTCGCGATGTGCTGACACAGTCTCGGATGAGCCTGAACACGAAAGGCGAAGAGGAGAAGCGCAGCCTGCTTCCTTGGCCGAACCGCCTTAGTCGCTCCAATTCCATCGATGCGATGCCGACGGACGATGTGACGCTTAAGAGTCTTCCGAAGCGCGGCAGCTATGGCAGCTCGTCAACGTTGAACATAATTGTCGACAGCGAGGAGCCGGATGTCCACGTGCTCAGCCAGCCGCGTAGTAGCGATGCGGATACGAAGAGAGACAGCTTGTTGGATACGTATAAAGATGTGGTAGTCGCGATGCGACCTAAGTCGGACGCGTCCGCTGCTAGTACGACTTCGGGTGGAGATTTTAAGTCGAATAAATTATCGGCGGAAGTTCGACCGTTTTCGAACAATAAAACACCGCGCATCAGCGAGGACGATGCGCGCGCAAACTTTATCGAGTCGGAATCGGAAGCATCCCATTGTGTACAcatcggtcttactgacaataacgtatag